In Acanthochromis polyacanthus isolate Apoly-LR-REF ecotype Palm Island chromosome 24, KAUST_Apoly_ChrSc, whole genome shotgun sequence, the DNA window TGCAGACGCGTTGAGCAGACTGCCTGTGACTGAGAAAATAGGTAAGGGGGAGAAAACAGAACAAGTCCTGTTGATGGATCTATTGGATGAGACACTGGTGGACACAAACCAAATCAAAATCTGGACAGCTAAGGATGTAATACTGTCACAAGTTCATGCATACGTCCTTACAGGAGGGCATGCTGAGACTGACGTCTGCTTCAAGCCTTACCATCAGCGGAGAATGGAGCTGAGTGTGAGGGATGGTTGTGTCCTCTGGGGAACCAGAGTTATCATACCAAAAAAAGGCAGAGATAGAATGTTAAAACTGCTTCATCAAACACATACTGGCATAACGAAGATGAAAGCTCTGGCTAGATCTTATCTGTGGTGGCCAGGTATGgaccagctgcagctgtgtttctgaGCTGTGAATAAAGCTACCAGTGTCCTCTATCGGTCGTCTCTACAACTGTTGGACTCTTGTTCTGCAGCTGAACCACCATGGAGACAAAGAAGAGCAGCTGTACCTCTGCTCTTTGATCGGCCTCCACCGTCTTTGAAGACCATCTGTCCATAAGTGACGTCTTCTCTTCCTTTCACTGCCGAGTAGACTGCAGCTGGATCGCTCTCTGTAAAGTCAGATAGATCCAGATCACTGCAGGTTCTACAGCTGATACCAGAACAGAACCAAGACACAATGATCCTCTTCATAGAGGCTGGAATGGAAGATCAGGTTAGAACTGCAGACACAAGCGTCACCAACAACAAGTACAGTTCACACTTTGacagtttttatctttttaacacctctgctgctgtacaGGATGGAAACACTGACCTCAGAGCTGCTAGATTTAGTCAACGCCTTCATGTATTGAAGGTGTTGCATCGCTTCAACTTTATCTGAATTTAAACACAGATAAACTGAACTTAAGTGTTGGTGTGACATAAAGCAGAACTGTGTGAGGGTCAGATGAAGAAAACTCTCTGAATAACAGTTTTTAGAGCAGCCTGCAGTGGAACAAAGAGTTCTGATCAGAAACAGGAACCTTGACGaccacagagctgctggtttCCTTTAACAGACTCACCACAGGAGACACAACACACAGTCCAGCACACCAAGaacacactgaaaataaatcatcagacgTAGAAACTGTTCTGTTAAAGATGTGGAGGATTAAAGCTGCAATAAGTTTAAATCTTGGTGATCTGTGAGCAGAGACAACAAAGAAGAGGGCTGTCAGTCGCTCTGAGGGGGAATTCCTACAATTACCAGAATGCTTTGCAGTCTGTTACTTCCTGCTTCCTcagctctgtgattggctgaaacaCTGATCCTGCCTTCTGCTGAGGACGGACTCTAACAGTCTGAGGTCAAACCTGGATCCTCACAACTCCATCCAGGAGACTGAAGAAGAAGACGTCAGTGAAGAAACAAAGAAGCAGTGAAACATTCTTCATGGAGAAACACGTCTTATTGTAGAGTGACTCCTAGAAAGgtcaaataaattatttatgtTGTCTCAGAAGAACTTTGGACACTCAGCACATAAAACTCTACCTCTGCTccgtctgattggctgctgttgATGATGTAATACTCTGATGTCACTGTATGTGATGTcatctcctccagcttctcctccatcagCTGAAATCAACCAAAGAGACAGAATTTACTCTGAAAGAATCTTAATGATCTTTTATTTGATAACATTGTTTTTGAGTTTGTCTCACCTTTAGGTCTCCTGAGAACACGACGTCtcaccagtagaaccagtaaaaccagtaaaaccagcagaaccacaacACCAACACATGCAACAGACAAGACcacaggaagagagagagaggtaggaggagaaccaggagaaccttGAGTAGCAGTGGATGTAGGAGTAGAGGTGGATGTAGGAGGAGAGGTGGTGGTGGATTTCCCTGAagaaataattaatatttatgatcaCATAAATGTTGAAACCTGCTGAAGTCGGTGCAGAAaacacctgtcctcacctgtgaCAGAGATCCAGCTGGATGGAGACTCTCCATGACTGCTGATGTTACACCTGTAGAGGCCTTCATCAGACCTGGAAACATGGAGGATGGTCATGTGACCTCCGGGCTCAGTCCTGATGAGGGAGCCATCTTTATAGAAAGCAGCTGGGAGGGGGGAGTCCtgctttgattgacagctcagagtGAGGGGATCTCCCTCCATCACAGGGAGGACAGGACTCTGCAGGATCACTGATCCACctcaacacagagacaaactacagcatttcatccattcacacacagcTTCATCAGCACTGACTGCACAGCTCATCTTACCAGAAACAGTGAGGTTGATGCTCTGACTGGCTGCTGCCTCCATGGACTCACACCAGTAAACTCCACTGTCAGACTGGAATAGTTTACCAATGGTACAGCTGGAACCAGATCCTTTTCCCCAGTCAGTTCCACACTGAGTTCTGGTTCCTCTGGTTATGTTTCTCCTCAGAGTCCATCCAGCAGATCTGTCTTCATCCTCAcagctcagagaaacagaatctCCTTTAAAAAACTGAGATCTGTTTGGACTCAGGTTCAGCTTCACCTGGTTTGTTCTGCAGCTCATCAGTGAGAGCAGAACTAAAGAGAAATCACACTCAGGTTGATCAGAGTTTGATATAAAAGAGAATTATGCACAGAAAAGTAAATAAAGCTGAAGTGAATCAGTCAGAATGTAAAATATCAGTGAGGAAGCTTCATTCCAGGGTAATTCTAAGGTCTGTAGTTCATAATGTCTGATCTCCATGCAGcagattctttgtgttttaacttctgtctcatttttcttcactgtggttcatttttaatctaaagtcctgcagctctgtggaaccagaacatcatgaaggagagagaactcagagacGTCTTCTGGCAGTAGTCTggtgtctttatttatttataaactgataaaaacacgtttttttccTTTACAGAATAAAAATAGTCAGAAAAAGGGAACTAAAATTTCATCAGCACACTtcagtatttatatttacactCTGGCTCAAACCCACTGAGAATCTCTCAGAGGTATTAAAGTCACCTCACTGTTTTTTTATCCGCTTTCTTCTTTCATAAGTTTTAGTACTGAAACACAATCCTGATTAAAAGCATCTTCTGTTAGTTGAAAACACTTTAATCCATTTTTTAATGGCATCCTCACATCTGGTTAGAGGTGTGAAAAGGTGGtttgctatttattttacaagCCTGACATGAGCGAGAGgttctgaagtttttttttttttggtttattgtatttatttattttacagttttgaaagaattaaaaaaaaaaaaagtatgttccAAAGTTGAATCAGGTTTGCTTAAAGTTTGTCACAAAggtaaaaatctgacatttcttcTGTTCTGGCTGAttaatggtgtcatttttgtcgttttaaaGGTAACATGAACTTTCATGTGAAATGAGTTAAAGAGTAGAAATCTGCATCTCTGACAGAAGAAGAATCACTGATCACAGTCAACATTATTTACATGGAACAGAATCTgactaatcaatcaatcaatcaatcaatcaatcaatcaatcaataactAACTATTCACATGCAGATCAAAGTGTAAAAGCAACACACTGAAACAACAGaactgaataaaacaacaaggaCAGAAGCAAAGTTTCGATGCTAAAGTATAAATAAAGTCTAAATAATAGAGTTTAAAACTAAactcccaaacttcttccatctcAGCTTCAGTTGAGTCTGAGTGTTTCTAGTTTGAGGTCAGTTTCTCTCAGTTTCTCTCTGATCCAAACTTCCAGCAGTAAACTGATGTGTTCCATTCAGGCCTTTCTATCTAAAATCCAGTTTAACACTCGCTCAGTCAGTCTGGGCTCGTCTGCAGACACATAGAGCTGAGTGTCGTCAACATAACTGTGGACAGAGAAGCCTCAGAGCCTCCTGATCACTCTGATCATGGACTGATTACAAAGGAACATTCCTAAAGCTGACCCATGTGCTACTTTGCAGTCATCTATAGATCAGAACAATCTTCTAATAGTAAATATAGCACCTGCCTGAACATTGAATTTCTACAATTCTGCTTTAAAAAGTGAGAATAGAAACTGGTCTTCAGTTACTGGATGTATAAAGCAGTAAAAGTATAAAGCAGACACATTTTATGGCTCTAAGTTCATCCCagtctgtttctttgtgtccaCTTTCCTTGTTAATGGTTAAAGTTCCTCTGCAGACCTTtcatgtttcctcctccatcatcagtaaaATCAAACAGATTCTCTACTTACAGAGCAGACATCGTACAGACGTTTCCTCCATTGTGCTACTGAGCTGTCTGAGGGATGGTTTTTATTCTAATGTGACTCCATGTAAAGCCcgccctcttcctctctgttttgTCTTCCTCTCTCACTCAGACAGGAGCAGATtcaagcttttattttaaataagtgAAAATACAAATCGTGTTATTATAAATTGATGAGTGAAGGACTGAAATGTCAACATTAACAGCAGGTATTTAAGGAGCAAAAAGTGAACTTTAATAAAAAAGCGAACTCAAAAAACACACCGCAGTCCTTAAATCTAAAGTAcatgaagctggaaaaaatactttgtaattCCAAACGGTACAGAAAATCATGttacaaactgaaaaacaaaaacccatccatccattatcttccTCTTTTCTGGGGTCAGGTcacagaggcagcagatgaagcagataattccagacgtccctcctcccagcaacactttccagctcttcctgggggatcccgagtcgtttcccaggccagatgagatatataatccctccagaggGTTCTGGGTCTACTCTGGAGTCTGGAGGAGGACCTGTTCGGGACACTTCCTTTGGCTGCTGATCCTTTACCTCTACTCTGAGTTTGCTCCAGACGTCAGAtcttctcaccctatctctaaggatGAGCCCAccaacccggagggagcaatcTAATGGTTTCcatcagagaaccatggcctcagacttggaggcGATGACTCACATCCCCGCCACATCACACTCAGCTGCAACAGCTCCAAGGGCTTCAGAGATGAAGGTCACAGTCTGAGGAAACCAACAGacccacatcatctgcaaatagCAGAGACGAGATCTTGAGGTCCCCAAACtggacaccctcctcacccaAGATCCAGCTGTGCCctgagatcctgtccatgaacaGGATCAGAGACAAGGGGCCCCCTGGAGGAGTCCAGCattcattaaaaacaagcacagttctcactttggttgtacagggactgAATGCTTCATATCAGCGAGCCTGGTACCCCATACTTCCTCAGTACCCCCACAGAGCCCCTCGAGGGACATGGTCATagaccttctccagatccacaaaacacgtGGACTGGCTGGTCCAAcacccatgaccccctcagcagctccacaagaGTAAAGATCTGATCCACTGTTCCACGACCAGGACAGAATCCACATTTATAATTGTTCCTCCAGAATCTGAGGTTTGACAATCGGTCAGAGCCACCCTTCCAGCACCcagagtaaactttcccagggaggctgagaagtgtgatacctgGTAGTTGGAACTCACTCTCtagtccccctttttgaaaatgggaACCACCACTttggtctgccactccacaggtaccaTACCTGAGGCCCACATTGCAGAGACGTGTCAGCCAAGACCGTCCAACAATGTagagagccttcagcatctcagggaggatctcgtccacacctggagCCTTACCACCGAGGTGCATCTGCCATGGATATGGACAAAGATTaacccgagtcttcaggctctgcctccttcaCAAACAATGTCTTTGCTGgattcaggagttcctcaaagtgctctttccaccgcccaACAATGTCTCCAGTTTGGGTCAACAATTCTCCCCTCGGTTGTACACAATCTCGGAAAGGTCCTGCCTACCCTTACTGAGGCATAAAAAAGTTTGTCAGAACTTCCTCAAAGCCAACCAAAAGTCCTTCTCCGTAGCCTGTCTGAACTCCTCCCACATAacaactgctgcagctgctgccctTTTGGCTGACTGATACCAGTCAGCTGTTTCAGGAGCAGGGGTCTCCTTTATTTGTCTGGTGTCTGCTTCCAAACTGTAGGGGGCAGTGTATCTAAACACACATCTTCCTAGTCTACTCTTGTACTAAACTAGAGCAGAAGAACATTTCCATCTTTTACACCACttacaacatggcattttaccAAATAGTTGCGTTTCAgcagttagttttaatttcacaccatGAATTGTTCACAACccggttaccatggtgatctctGTGTGGTAAATCGTAgaaatgtctgtatttctgGACTTCAGCTACGTGTAGGTCCTGGGGCCTATTTCTccaagcaggttttacaaactctgagtttcatcctcaactctgagttgatctactctgagatagaaaactctgagttttcggtttcacaacggctgatttgagttggtttaatcaactcagAGTAGTTTCACTTggagttaagcgcgtgcaccacaactctgaaaagacagcatcaatggagccccgattcgacgagtcaccatggaaacggggaagcgaaaggctgcgtttttgaactggaagtttttaacgcgctcatatggcgagtttgaagacgtttttagaaagaagtgcaacaccgctgcagctgcaaaagagagagagacgacgtggagaacagcccggatcaatgcgtaagtttaaatgtagtcctttgtaatcgtaataatattacagggaataactgtctgaatggtagaataataagttatttcatttaggggaaatcccgacggggcagcagcttaagatgaaatataaaaacattgttcaaacaggtcagacctcggcattatctcatggaggtacttcatgttgatcatgttttacattgtaaagtagcctaaatattaagtggctgtttgactgtgcagttgttttatccacacacagcctaaatgtctgcatccatatcatgtcctgttaaataattaagactatttaaactaacatagacttctgctcagccaacagaaagaaagcagatgcctgtaaaacggtgaaatataaggtcatggatgcatatatatatatatatatatatatatatatatatatgcatccatatGTAACATTCAccagagacagaggggtaactctggcctgtttcacaaagaggggtaacttaaactctgggtcagttaccgcagtaacagactctatgactctaacctggtcaccagcaggtttatctgacaaaacctccagtttctctctgtctccgccctctttcagccacacgctgtttcatttcctcattcattcagtcagtaagcgagcgagttttggcgtagaacagcttttattaacgatccagtggataaaggagcagcattactgcacagataattaaatattcgtcggtagattgttatcagaccgagcataaatgttcttacatttccggacaattatcggtttgagcggtaccgtttcataatcgtttcaagtccataatctacataaacaacctaatccgtccttacatttacattaccaaccagtcatgctctcacatccagcagatattgtgtgctgcgctgcggttctttgcaaatggaagtttttatatgatgtcggagatgcagagtaagacaactgtatggaggacagtcagaaaagttttcctgaacctgaaacgacttttaccatcattgtggttttcctggacataaacctgtcagaacatcaaggaggatccacaggattgcaggtgaatgatgtagagatctgttaaattcattttaaatcatattctgttaatgacattgtgctgcagcctcagactgggatcagtcattttaatttcttttaggatttcccagtgtgattggctgcatagatgcacacacatccccatcacagctccctcacatcatgaacaggaagtccattcacagcataaatgtgcaggtaggctacaggtagactgactgctgtttctaaatgttaaagactgcatcatagttcaacatctgtcattctctgcactgtccagatcatatgtgatgctgcatacatcatttctaatgtggaggccacgtggtctgggtctgttcatgactccaggatttatggagagtctaacctgagcaacagactgcagcgtggtcagcagcataaagattttcacaatagaattctcttgtctccctcctttaatatgctctgatgtatccactatacattacaggagagtttgatggccttctgctgggtgacaggggttaccatgacaacccaggctgatgacctcataccctgaccctgaaccaggcccccaacagaacttcaaccgggctcactgcaggaccagagcccgggtggagatgaccataggcctgctgaaagcccgtttccagagcctacgtctcctcagggtgacccctgagagggcctgtgatattactgtggcatgtgttgttcttcataatattaccactattagaggagagcaacaccctgccctacaaactgaagacccagatgatgagcccatccacctgcagctatccaggacagcagagcagtcagagacaccgtatgcaataatcactttagagtttaagtctccatcatcaccaccacagcaaataaagacatgatacacatttcatttgctcttctttatttcctacaaataaagacatagttcagttcatgttccagtagttaacataattcacctgtgaccatcaccacctctaacttgtgctccagtatttcaatttccagatctgccctcctaatctgttttttggatttttctcagcaaatgcagtttgtaaatctgttttactgataactgggaatacatagaggacattaaattatacagttgcacatgaattccacagaatgaagctctggtgtttcctgaacatccatctcactgtgtcagtctgtgcagcggaagctgaggaaccatcctgctgctgtccagccatgctctgttaaaaaggatgagaatgtgcaacacttcagtgtaggctaaatgtcacactctatattccacccaaaatctgaatgggaagagaactatcagtaacatcctctgtatgcctttctggatccccctctgtaaaggcagcagacacagtttcatcctcttcatcctagatcagtgacatggttcagtaaacttaaactaccatttggataaatctgtGGAGTGTTgactacttacaattacaagctCTGTgatgtgaaggggccaaaagacaagaaaagacacaaaagagaactaaataatcatatatatatatatatatatatatatatatatatatatatatatatgtgcatccatgaccttatatttcactgttttacaggcatctgctttctttctgttggctgagcagaagtctatgttagtttaaataggcttaattatttaacaggacatgatatggatgcagacatttaggctgtgtggataaaacaactgcacagtcaaacagccacttaatatttaggctactttacaatgtaaaacatgatcaacatgaagtacctccatgaaataatgccgaggtctgacctgtttgaacagtgtttttatatttcatcttaagctgctgccctgtcgagatttcccctaaatgaaataacttaatattctaccattcagacagttattccctgtaatattattacgattacaaaggactacatttaaacgtacgcattgatccgggctgttctccacgccgtctctctctcttttgcagctgcagcggtgttgcacttctttctaaaaacgtgttcaaactcgccatatgagcgcgttaaaaacttccagttcaaaaacgcagcctttcgcttccccgtttccatggtgactcgtcgaatcggggttctattgatgctgtcttttcagacttgcggtgcacgcgtgtaactccgggtcaaactactccgagttaattaaaccaactcatatcagccgttgtgaaaccgaaaactca includes these proteins:
- the LOC127532607 gene encoding low affinity immunoglobulin gamma Fc region receptor II-b-like, which codes for MSCRTNQVKLNLSPNRSQFFKGDSVSLSCEDEDRSAGWTLRRNITRGTRTQCGTDWGKGSGSSCTIGKLFQSDSGVYWCESMEAAASQSINLTVSGGSVILQSPVLPVMEGDPLTLSCQSKQDSPLPAAFYKDGSLIRTEPGGHMTILHVSRSDEGLYRCNISSHGESPSSWISVTGKSTTTSPPTSTSTPTSTATQGSPGSPPTSLSLPVVLSVACVGVVVLLVLLVLLVLLVRRRVLRRPKADGGEAGGDDITYSDIRVLHHQQQPIRRSRESDPAAVYSAVKGREDVTYGQMVFKDGGGRSKSRDRDPAAVYSAVRTEETSYGQIVIRPNRSREFPLEPQVIYSSLK